From Cricetulus griseus strain 17A/GY chromosome 1 unlocalized genomic scaffold, alternate assembly CriGri-PICRH-1.0 chr1_0, whole genome shotgun sequence, a single genomic window includes:
- the LOC100767068 gene encoding H-2 class II histocompatibility antigen, E-D beta chain: protein MMGLWLPRGSCVAAVVLLLMALSPPVALVRDPRPRFLEQLKAECYFLNGTERVRIVTRFIYNQEEFAQFDSDIGKFLAVTELGQPIAEDLNSQKDVLENYRASVNRCRNSYRLVDWFLLNLKAEPQVSVYPTKMQPQELHNILVCSVSGFYPRHIEVRWFRNGQEEKKTGVMSTGLIPNGDWTYQILVMLKTVPQSGEVYTCQVEHPSLTSPVTVEWTAQSTSTQNRVWSGVIFVLGLILLGAGFDLETTSSP, encoded by the exons ATGATGGGTCTGTGGCTCCCCAGAGGCTCCTGTGTGGCAGCTGTGGTCCTGCTGCTGATGGCGCTGAGCCCTCCTGTGGCTTTGGTCAGGGACCCCCGAC CACGTTTTCTGGAGCAGCTGAAGGCTGAGTGTTATTTCCTCAATGGGACGGAGCGAGTCAGGATTGTGACCAGATTCATCTATAACCAGGAAGAGTTTGCACAATTTGACAGTGATATTGGGAAGTTTTTGGCAGTGACAGAGTTGGGGCAGCCCATAGCTGAGGACTTGAACAGCCAGAAGGATGTCCTGGAAAATTATCGGGCCTCGGTGAACAGGTGCAGAAATAGCTACAGACTTGTCGATTGGTTCCTGTTGAACTTAAAAG CTGAACCCCAGGTGAGCGTGTACCCGACAAAGATGCAGCCCCAGGAGCTCCACAACATCCTAGTCTGCTCTGTGAGCGGCTTTTATCCTAGACACATTGAAGTCAGATGGTTCCGGAATGGCCAAGAGGAGAAGAAGACTGGGGTCATGTCCACAGGCCTGATCCCCAATGGAGACTGGACCTACCAGATCCTGGTGATGCTGAAGACAGTTCCTCAGAGTGGAGAGGTTTACACCTGCCAGGTGGAGCATCCCAGCCTGACCAGCCCTGTCACAGTGGAGTGGA CGGCTCAGTCCACATCCACACAGAACAGGGTATGGAGCGGGGTTATATTCGTGCTGG